Genomic segment of Prosthecobacter sp.:
CATCTCAGCGTGAAACACGGCAAGGTGAAGCTGTCGGCGCTCACGCCACGCCGCCGCCCAAAATGAGGCGCACCAAGGCCACGATGCCGACGGCGATGTTGATGGTGAGGCCGATCTTTCTCTCCGGGAAGACGCCGAAGATGATGCCAATCACGCAGAACACGAGTACCAGCCAGTTCAGTGCTCCCAGCAGCGGAATGAGGCTGGGGACCATGCACAGCGCGGCGAACAAGCCGATCAGGACCGAGAGGATTTGGCAGATGGTTTTCATAGTGGCGGCAAAGATCGTCGGTTGGCCTTGAACACAACTGGAATTCTGGGGTGAAATTGGAAGCCCGCCTTGCATTCCCCTCGCTGGAGGCTAATCTCGCCGCCGCTCGTGATTCCAGGAGAGGTGGCTGAGTGGTTGAAGGCACCTGACTCGAAATCAGACGTTGTCGAAAGGCAACCGAGGGTTCGAATCCCTCCCTCTCCGCCATCTTATCGAGTCACCACCGGGAACGAGTCCGGCGCATCCACGGCGTAAAACTCGCTCGCTTCAGGATCAGGCATGCCATGACTGCGGATGCCTTCCAATCGGCGGCGGCTGCCACGTTCGCTGCTCGGACGATTCGCCGTGCGCTGCACGAGATCCGTGATGACGGGCGCGGCAACTGCGGCGCCGGCCGCGAGCAGCGCCAGAGCGATCACATTGGAGGAACCACGACGCATGCCACGCCCAAACAGGATGCCCAGCGCGCAGCCTGCGGCGGCGGGGGCTATCAGGGAAGCATAGGACTCATAGCTGGGGGCGGTAGCGTTCTCTTGCATGCGGTACCATAGCCGCACACGGAGAATCACCAAAGAGGAATTTGCCCGTTCCCCGTTTCCTGTTAAATCATCCCTTTGCCTCTTTCCCCCCACATGACTCAAGCCGCATCCCCCAAACGTTACGCCCTCATCCTCGCCGGAGGCAGCGGCCAGCGCTTCTGGCCCATCAGTCGAGACGCCCTGCCCAAGCAGTTGCTCAAGCTCTTTGGCGACAAGACACTCTTGGAACTTACCATTGAGCGTCTCACCGGCTTCGTGCCCAAGGAGAACATCCTCATTCTCACCAACAAGCAGCAGGAGGCCTCTGTTCGCGCCCTTGTGAAGGATTTGCCCGCCGAAAACATCGTCGCTGAACCAGAAAAACGGGACACTGCGCCCGCCATAGCTCTTGCGGTTGGTTGGGTCGTTGCTCGCGAACCGACGGCCACCATGATCGTGCTGCCGGCCGATCATCTGATCCAAAACCACGCCGAGTTTCAGCGCGTGCTGCAAAACGCGGCTCTGGCCGCCGAAAACAGCGGCAGCCTTGTGACCGTAGGCATCAAACCGACCTGGCCGTGCCCCAGCTACGGCTACGTCGAGCGTGGTCGTCGTGCCAGCATTGGTGGTCTCGATGATCTGCCTGTCTGGGAGGTCGCCCGCTTTCGTGAGAAGCCGAATCCTGATCTCGCCGAGCACTTCATCAGCCAGGGGAACTTCCTCTGGAATGCCGGCATGTTTATCTGGACCATTCCTGCCATTTTCAGCGAACTGAGCCGTCATTGCCCTGTGCTTGCCGATTTCATTTCCGAGCTGCGCGGTTCCAAGGACTTCATGGCCACAGTTGCCAAACAGTTTGGCAAGCTGCCCAAGCTTTCCATTGACTACGCGCTCATGGAGCGCGCCTCCCGCGTGCTCAACATCGAGGCCACCTTCGACTGGGACGACGTGGGCAACTGGACCAGCGTCGGCCGTTATCTCAAGGCCGATGACGATGGCAATCAGCACAACTGCGCCCTCTCGCAGCAGGACGCGGCCAACAACATTGTCTTCACGCAGACTGGCCAGCATGTTGCCCTGCTCGGCGTGCAGGATCTCATCGTTGTCGCCTCGAAAGACGGCCTTCTCATCGCCAACCGCAGCAAGGCCGAGAGCATCAAAAAACTCGTCGATGGTCTTCCTGCGGAGCTGCGTTGAGACTTTTCCCCTATGCCGCGCATTCTCGCCATCGATCACGGCACTGTGCGCATCGGCCTCGCCTTGAGCGATGAGACCGAGATCGTCGCCAGTCCTTTCAAAACGATCGACGCAAACCACGAGCCCGAGCGCACCATCGCTCGCATCGTCAAGGAGAAGCACATTGACAAAATTGTCATCGGCATGCCCTACCACATGAGCGGCGACAAAGGCGGCGCGGCCGAGCGTGTCGAAAAATTTGCCACCAGCCTCGGCAAGGAGCTGCAGCACATGATTTCAATCGAATTCGTCGATGAACGCCTCTCATCCGTCGAAGCCGAGGCCGCCATGTCCCGTGCTGGCATCACCGGCAAGCGCGAGCGCAACGAGATCGTCGATCAACTTGCCGCAGTGGTCATCCTCCAAGAGTATTTGAACCAGCAGC
This window contains:
- a CDS encoding sugar phosphate nucleotidyltransferase yields the protein MTQAASPKRYALILAGGSGQRFWPISRDALPKQLLKLFGDKTLLELTIERLTGFVPKENILILTNKQQEASVRALVKDLPAENIVAEPEKRDTAPAIALAVGWVVAREPTATMIVLPADHLIQNHAEFQRVLQNAALAAENSGSLVTVGIKPTWPCPSYGYVERGRRASIGGLDDLPVWEVARFREKPNPDLAEHFISQGNFLWNAGMFIWTIPAIFSELSRHCPVLADFISELRGSKDFMATVAKQFGKLPKLSIDYALMERASRVLNIEATFDWDDVGNWTSVGRYLKADDDGNQHNCALSQQDAANNIVFTQTGQHVALLGVQDLIVVASKDGLLIANRSKAESIKKLVDGLPAELR
- the ruvX gene encoding Holliday junction resolvase RuvX yields the protein MPRILAIDHGTVRIGLALSDETEIVASPFKTIDANHEPERTIARIVKEKHIDKIVIGMPYHMSGDKGGAAERVEKFATSLGKELQHMISIEFVDERLSSVEAEAAMSRAGITGKRERNEIVDQLAAVVILQEYLNQQRGPEGFLLPDAAYELPWTDEPKRRRK